In Silene latifolia isolate original U9 population chromosome X, ASM4854445v1, whole genome shotgun sequence, the following proteins share a genomic window:
- the LOC141619249 gene encoding uncharacterized protein LOC141619249: MFTETAKEIWETLQRRYTVANGARKFKLNKESYEINQDKRSIEEYYTQLQIVWDELENMNNYPVVTKISAEMKVYFEAVEKQAEERRLFQFLNGLDKDYATLRSNILLMSPLPTVDAAVSIFLQEESQTNNVSGGNNQEASALMGKGEKEEKPEDACKHCRRSNHKSEKCWEVLGYPKGHPKHKQNNARFAPNDQGYGNDRVTRNYQRNSNYPQANRFSNNFKKNQGNKKHAANAKQDQGELASAINAVTQQLENLLKMVPGSSGSSKTGGDTDDELECNYAGLF; this comes from the exons ATGTTTACTGAAACTGCAAAGGAAATTTGGGAAACCCTACAAAGAAGGTACACTGTTGCTAATGGGGCTAGGAAGTTTAAGCTTAACAAAGAGTCCTATGAAATCAATCAGGATAAGAGAAGTATTGAGGAGTATTACACCCAGTTACAAATAGTATGGGATGAGTTGGAAAACATGAATAATTATCCTGTTGTCACAAAGATTAGTGCTGAGATGAAGGTATACTTTGAGGCCGTTGAAAAGCAAGCTGAGGAGAGAAGGCTTTTTCAGTTTCTCAATGGATTGGATAAGGATTATGCCACCTTGAGGAGTAACATTCTGCTTATGAGTCCTCTACCCACAGTAGATGCTGCTGTATCCATCTTTCTACAAGAAGAGTCACAGACAAACAATGTGAGTGGTGGAAACAATCAGGAGGCCTCTGCTCTCATGGGAAAGGGGGAGAAGGAAGAAAAGCCTGAAGATGCCTGCAAGCACTGTCGTAGGTCCAACCATAAGTCTGAAAAGTGCTGGGAAGTACTTGGATATCCCAAAGGACATCCTAAGCACAAGCAGAACAATGCTAGGTTTGCTCCTAATGATCAGGGATATGGAAATGACAGAGTGACTAGGAACTATCAGAGAAACTCCAACTATCCTCAAGCCAACAGATTTTCAAACAACTTCAAAAAGAACCAAGGCAACAAGAAGCATGCTGCCAATGCAAAACAAGATCAAGGTGAACTTGCCTCAGCCATCAACGCTGTAACTCAACAACTAGAGAATCTTCTCAAAATGGTTCCTGGAAGCAGTGGCAGCTCAAAGACAGGGGGAGACACTGATGATGAATTGGAGTGCAACTATGCAG GACTGTTTTAG